In the genome of Stomoxys calcitrans chromosome 4, idStoCalc2.1, whole genome shotgun sequence, the window ACTTTCAAGAATTTGGCACCAGATAACCTAACTAATACTTTGGGAGTATAAATTCCATTTAATTCCAATATTTCGTATACTAAATGTTGGGTTACTCTATTCGTCTCAGTATTCTCCTTTAGTTGAATCTACCTTTTTTGTCCAACCAATCAAGAAATTGCCCACAGCAAAGCAGCATAAGACATTCTGCAATGGAGTTTCCATACTCAATGTGCCCAATCAATGGAACACCACATAGCACCACCATGTTGCATGTGTAGTTGCATGTCTATCGCTTGCCACTTTGCAACTGCGGCTTCGTAGAAAACAATTTTGTGTTGTATTGAAAAGATAGTTAAGGTAAATTGCCATAAAACCATTTAATATTGAATTTAGTCATTATGGACAGGtctatttttattaatatttcatttattttatatttattttcccatttttatGGTGCACTCAAATGAAGGCAAAGCATAAATGCATGCAAATTCCTGGCTTACAAAATAGGcacacaaaaaagaaaatcatggcagaaagggcccaacacaatgaAATGCTGTATATATGAGTGTTTAGGTGTACAAAGCATTACAACTTCGAAACTTTTCGCTGTCAATTGTAGAAAAAATAGTTACTTCCGCTGTTAAGGAAATGGCATGGCGTTTAGCGACTTGTATAGTAAAAAATACGATTTTTTGCCATGCACCCTTTCGTGTTCATTGAAAATGTGCCCATTAACCATGATTTGAGTAATTTTATAAACTGAGAAAATATGAATTTGTAAAgcaataataaaatatacatttatttttaatagaatttgTAATTGTTAACCTCAAATGTAGGGAAGTCGTTAGAGATTTCAAGAAATCTCTTTTACTCGGCCGTGTAgtaacttatatacccttcaccaaggattgcatttgtcagGTTCCCTGAAGGACTTTTCACAGGCAGATTAGAGGGCAGTACAAAAGCCAACCCGGAGATGGGATATTCCATGTATGGTTGATGGCATTAAAACAGTAGAGCGAAACTTCTAAAGTATTTGGAATTCTCAGATTAAACTTTTTTGGGTCCTTTTTCTATAACTTTGACCAAAGAAGAATGGTCTTCATACTTTACGAAATATTCGCAATATATGATAAATGGATGGGTCGATTTATGCGGCTTACTGTTTGTACCTTGGAAGTGAACAATAACACAAATCTTTACCcagggggagcgccccacccaaacgggcacatagaccgatcggtacaatataggacttaaatgaaaggtttgtgggagtataatacgaatctaacTTAAAAATTAGTCTCCAAGCtcttagaaatcgatttataacctaataaagctgcgatataaaccgatctgggattttaacatcttgagcctctagactgctcAATTCTTaccggatttggctaaaattttgtatgtggtgttttgttaagactttcaacgactgtactaaatacgatccaaatcggttcataacctgatatagctcccatataaaccgattttggatcttgatttcttgagcctctagagggcgaaattcttatccgatttggttaaaattttgtatgaggtgttttgttatgactttcaacgactgtgctaagtatggccaaaattggttcataacctgatatagctgctatataaaccgatccgggattttaatatcttgagcctctagactgcgcaattattatctgatttggcttaaattttggtgttttgttatgactttcaacaactgtgctaagaatggttcaaatcggtttataacctgatatagcttccatataaacttatctcccgattatacttcttgagcttttggagAGCGCACCCGATTTgtcgtctggaagatcatgttacacggatggattaaagctgagggacagaatgggcctgagccgttgagaacccaaggaatgagatctgttttagcttgcctgaccataatacggtcttgcaggcggagatcccgcGATctcggaatgtgtgaggtggtgtggtactaacgcgaggacgtcgagtgtgaaaatcttAACGGACAGTTAAATTGCCATaaagccaataacaaccaggagggtaaggtcacgaaaaatcttgcagtgttagaaggaaactaacgccttctctgaggatggcatcgtttgggtgccgggccataacataGTCGAtcaacttggttaatccgaagccttttgggtcgacgccgtccgatttaagggcgtggccgattactggctttggtgcATGTTCATAGTGTTATgaacggattaatatccgcaccctcttttcaacctgaccTAAGTATAATACAACATCCGGcacgttatattgggttgcccaaaaagtaataaatttttcatatagtcggcgttgacaaattttttcacagcttgtgactctgtaattgcattctttcttctgtcagttatcagctgtaaaaaaagtatatttgattaaagttcattctaagttttattaaaaatgcgtttactttcttttaaaaaatccgcaattactttttgggcaacccaatagctgtcagcaccacacaggccggaacattgatgtccgatctgtgtggagttcattgctatcacgagaagcttagctgtgagctaccgggcgcgttcacaggttgtGGAATGCTCcctacggagtagctgcaacgacagtcgcggacaatcagcggcatcgagcggagagtctcagtgtgaagtcgggtggcactggctcttgcacaaatactgagtgcctttgatgctcgatatgacaagaattgttattggcgcttttaaacaaccaatggccaccatgttcacgcggcgatcggtcctttggaccggcaCGAGTTTGCTCATGCTaatcatgtggaggtggcgatccaaCGACGCCCAATAGGGCACTGGACACAATTCTAGATACCCGACCTATTCAGTCGTCTCAGCAAATGGCGACAAAATAAGTTCCCTTGTGTTCCAAGGATTGTTCAGCTTATACAGCAGGAACCATGGGGACGGGACATTGCAGGTGGTGTAATTCCCTGTGGCAATGGGTCATGAGCAAGAAACCACACCCATACGAGTGCCCGACTGGGCAACAGACGGAGCCAAAAAGACTAGGTATTTCGAGCCAGAGGATGTCCCTTGTGGACAGCGCGGAAGCTGATGGAAAAATCCGGCTGTGGTGAGCCTTGTTACCCGCTGGCCGGAGGCAAAATTTAGACCTTTGTCAAGCGCTGAGAGACCAGCTCGTATTTGAGGCCGGAGTGGAAGtcggagtcggactattgagccggagtcggagttcGGAGTTGAGCACGCTAGCaccgactccggcttaatactccACATCCGACTTAGACCCCGACCCGAGGTCGATGTCGAGGGCTAGACTCCGCAACGTCATGGATCTCTACTGAAGGGATTAAGTCGGTGCTGACTAGGCGAAACATCTATACAGGAAGGTGCAAAGTTCTTTCCACAAAGTCCTGTGCGGAGAGTGGCAACCTGATTCTGAGGGCATCGATGAAAAAcgcaaatatttttgaaatgtaTTCTACTATTTGTAACATTGGCAAACCCCCACTTAGAATTTCTTAAAATGACACTTGGAACCCCTACACATAGTTACAGATGTAATTGAAAGAGTAAATGCATGCCTTgttcaccatcaccatcatcatctcaTCATCATTACATTATAAATGATTCCGCCGTGTATTATTAAATGCAAGCAACAACTACAATATGACAACTACAAAAactatttgaagaaaatcggtctGTGATAAATTGAGCGATTTAAAATAATCACTCGTCACAAGTTAATGGAGTTGATGGTTATTATTTTATCATTATCCAGACTGGGGTAAATAATTCAttcaacatttttgttgttataaATTTGCAATGCAAGTTATATCAATCGCATTAAGCCATCAACCATTTTATACAGTTGTTTGTCTGGTTGTCCATCCCTATGACCATTTTCCATTTTGGTCATCTATTAGTACATGTTTTTcgcttttttgttattttatgaaagttttgttgttgctgcaatgccatcgtcataaaattttctacaaactaaaaaacattttaaagtaTGGACATTGAACTTGCTACGCCTGAGTGATGTCGTATGCAAAATTATTGTCTGAGTGATTGAGTTGAGTGCCTTACACCAATGTAGATAGTGAACATTTCAGTTTTTTCCTGTAAGCATGCCTTTTTTCTTAGGAGTTCTTGAAGAATCAACTTTAGTAAATTAAGCAGAACTGTAATAATGATGAAGAATGTCTATAATTCCTTGAAAAGTAAGACAACTCGACTTGGGCTTTATTTGCATGTCCCACTTCTTGCAACCTCAGTGTCTCTGTGACCAACTTTTATGTAAGCACATTCAACCCCTTTATAACACATATCTCCTTCTGTATATCAAAACTCTTTATTCATATGAATACAAGAATATTAAACTCTCATTTTTTCTCACTTTTAGGTATGGTTTCAAAATCGCAGAGCAAAGTGGCGCAAACAGGAAAACACCAAGAAAGGACCAGGACGGCCGGCGCACAACTCCCATCCGCCCACTTGTTCTGGAGAACCTATACCCTGGGAGGAATTACAAACCAAAAGAAAGTAAGTACAGATTCAACATTTCTTCCGTAgcctttttcatcaaaaaatcaaatctttATATCCTAGAGCTCGACTCCGCAAAAAGATTgagaaagtcattcaaagacaAGCTAGGAAATTGCGCATGAAAGGCATTGAGGTAAATATGGATAAACTTAGAGCTGAATATCTTGCCCAGCATCAACTAGGCGATGAGCTATCCGATACCGATGAAGCCTTAATACAAGTCATTAATGAGAATGATGAGTATGATTTGCAAATTGACATTGTGAGGAATGAAGATAGAAGTATTACCATGGAAACGGATTATTACAATTCTCAAAGCTCTATGACTAACACAACCAAAGAGACCGCAAGTGTGGAAGACAATCATGAGGCAAATGCATTACAATCCAATAGCAATGAGACAGATGATGActttgatattgagctgaagtttaTGCCATCTTATCATGATGACCATTTCAAGTGGAATGATTTGGCATCCACCAGTGATATTAAGCCAAATGAGAATAATCTTAATGGAAACCTTATTGTAAAGGAGGAGAAAAAAGAAGATTATAAGCGTAGCATACCTTTTAGCATAGATTATTTATTGAATTACAAAACATGAGAGAGACTTACTATGACTTATATGTGAAAAATTGCAATCAATAACGAAGAAGAAAATAAGAATCATAATAAATGTGAACACCAAAATTTctaaatccacaatttttgtctgtacTGTGACTTTTATTTGCATCTTGAACTCTGCTGTAGGTTCTGTTCCTGGGAAATTAATCATTATGGTAAGTCGAATTTAATAGAATCAAGGAACCGaatactgattttggtaataaaattcaatgatttgcaagcgttgctcgttagtaagtctattcatgatgaaatgtcaaagcatactgagcatctttctctttgacaccatgtctgaaatcccacgtgatctgtcaaatactaatgcatgaaaatactaacctcaaaaaaatcaccctttacgagATGAAGATgtcaatagatatggcacactaatcacaagagaacacatgctactcgcctatgccgaggACATCCACATcttaggtcggtcaccggaagtagtacatgcaacctttgaaagaaccgaaagagagtcagtgaaaatggatctggcagtaaatggagataaaacaaaatggatggtttcaactcccaaaacgccttgtacaaccgagcagataaagaaaatggagaaagttgggcaACTTaatttacctcggcaccgccgtaaccgaaagaaatgacaccagttttgagataaagctaaGAATAATACTTGCAAACAAATGCttggccacctctcgacagacgaagattactctATACAGAACACTGATTCTACCCGTGTTGgtgtatggttctgaggcatgggtactagtaaagcagatgaggcagtgattggagtatttgagagaaagatttttcgcaatatatatatggaccactttgcgttaatggagaatacaggcgagctatatgagctgtatgacgacgatagcataattACAATTATCaagatacaacggctgcgttggctaggtcatgacgtccgaatggatgaagaagctcctgccaagaagtgttttgaaggcaaaccggaaagaccaaaagcccgatggaaagatcaagtggtgagagacacctcgaaacttggtatcagagattttgagattttggaatgagcgcagaagatcgaggcgctttgaACGCTCTTCTACGTTCGgcaagtggaagaaatattctgtcatagccaataaaagtaaagtaataaCATTTCCCACCACCTATACTTCaagcaaaaatggaaaataaaaatcaggagattgactgatatagaagcaatatcaatgcatagaCTGAATTTAGCACAAGTAGGGAGTGTCCGCTTGCACGGATACAAATAGGAACACGATGGGTCCGTGCAATAGGGTCGGCAGCCAATGTGCCATAAGAAATGGCTAACGGTGACGTTCGCCGACTTTCAGAAGATTTACCATCAAGAAAGCCGGTCCTAGGGGTTCGCTGGCAGCCCCAGGGCTAGCTAGCGCCCAAATCCAAATCGCAATCTATCTAAAAAATCACGATTacagaaggttaggttaggtttaagtggcagtctgccatcacattcacttagacattttcgtccattgtgaaaaAAACAGGAATAgatgaaggaagatgccttatagttcctaccgttgaaccatccaggtcGCTTTAAAATCGATTACAGAAACATCAACGAGAATAATGGAACTGACAACCCCCCGATGACGATGTAAGGATTCAGAACACAGTTTCATAAACCGTTAGAAATTGGAATGTCAGAACTCTCTCAGAATCATCGAGACCAAGTCTGAAGAGAGATGTCAAACTACAATCTAGACATCCTAGGAACTAAGGATCATCCGGAACTAAGGATCTTCAAGGTGGCTACCACTTGATTTTCTCAGGTAATGAAATCCACCTAATAAATTGAGTCGGTCTTTTACTGTCGCCGTAGGCAAAGCGAGTTCTTTAGAGAGTTTTAGAAGGCGGGTCCGTTTcacttaaaagaaaaatataagaatCTTTATCTCCCAACCTTGTCTCTGCGACTCTCACTTTTATAGCTTTTCACctatatttttctaaagcaatacTACGGAATGTTTCCATACCACTTTCATTCACTAAAACAATTTGCCTCATAAAGCCAACAATTAAATTTACACCACAAAGCAAAAGAGGCTATCTTTAATTGCATTTAAAAATGCTATCTGATCTCTTACACTCCCTAGCGCTCTCTGTGAATGGCTAGGAAATAAATCTTCAAAGTGTCTGAAATTATTAAAGCAATGTAACCAGTAGCGTTTCAATCGCCAACAATATTGCATTAACAACTTTTGTCTTAAGGAAAATGGAAAACAACTTAATTCATGCTGTTTAACCCTTTTTGAGCTGTGGCAAGCAGTCTTTGAGTTGTACAAAATAATTACAGCAAGGTTTTACATGAtaccaaatttaaattaatatacGTCAAACTCAACACATATTTAATAGTAAAATTATACGTTTCCATTACAGATcagccaaccagccagccagtcaaCCAACCAATGACGCGGACAAGCTCAAACGATCGCATTTTGAGAGATACGAAAATGACTGAAATAAAATACTCGTAACAACCAGATCTTAACACCGCTATTGGTTGATTTTATGACATTCAGAAATATGAAGCCAATAGTGTAGGAAGGTTGTGGAGAAAAATGGGGGCCTTTGAAATCAAAGTTTTGGCAAATGCAAAGTGGGCATATCACATTTTTAGAATAGGTCGAGAAGTTGTTTCATGAGTATAAGAGACCCTGTTTTACatcataaattttcatttaaaataaaacaattaagagcgtgctaagttcggccgggccgaatcttatttaccctccaacatggctctcatttgtcgagttctatacgcggtatctctttttaggcaaacaaataatattgctattggagctatatcaagttatagtccgattcggaccataaatgaatgctgaacattgtagaagtcattgtgtaatatttcagttcattcggataagaattgcgcctcgtaggggctcaagaagcaaaatcgggagataggattatatgagcgccgtatcaagctattgatcgattcagaccatataagacacgtatgttgaaggtcatggagattagccattgtataaaatttctgccaaatcggatgaaaattgcgccctctataggctcaagaaattaagatcccagatcagatGGCCagatgccagctatatcagtttatataccgattcgagccatactcagcacagttattggaagtcataagaaaacacctcatgcaaaatttcagccaaatcagatcagaattgcgcgctctagaggttcaagaagtcaagttccaagatcggtttatatgacagctataccagatcattaaccgatttaaatcacccttaacacagttgttggaagtgataccaaaaccaaaacactacgtgcgaaatttcagttgaatcggatgagaattgcgccctctagaggctcaagaaatcaagacccaagatcggtttatatggcagctatatcatgacatggaccgatttaaaccatacttagcgcagttgttggaagtgataacaaaacactacgtgcgaaatttcagttcaatcggacgagaattgcgccctctagaggctcaagaagtcaagacccaagatcggtttatatggcagctatatcaatacatggaccgatttaaaccatacttagcgcagttgttggaagtgatacctaaacactacgtgcaaaatttcagctcaatcggacgagaattgcgccctctagaagctcaagaagtcaatacccaggatcggtttatatggcagctatatcaagacatgaaccgatttgaatcatacttaacacagttgttggaagtgaaaccaaaacactacgtgcgaaatttcagttgaataggacgagaattgcgccctctagaggctcaagaagtcaagaccctagatcggtttatatggcagctatatcaaaacatggaccgatttaaaccatacttagcgcagttattggaagtgataccaaaaccctacgtgcaaaatttcagtcgaatcggactagaattgcgccctctagaggctcaagtagtcaagacccaagatcggtttatatggcagctatatcaaaacatggaccgatttgctctttattggtctatgaattcgctcgaaggACTGAGGGTCACCTTAGCTTGGATATTAGATCTACACCACTTTTTAAAacaactttatttgagcccgatactctcatagggattttgggagtggtaTGGCCCTCAGGGTGGTGGTTTGTGGGATAGGGGGTGGTattgtcccccagatacttggtcctgaaagtgggaaTAAGTTTCTTgctcttctcgcaaataccttttatttgagccccatattgccatggtcggtaaatatttatgTCCGATGAAGGGGTGTTTGTTGGGTATGGGGTGGTTCGCCAGAGACTTAGCCTTAAAAAACTATCAGaaacgtggtctactctcaaatacctattatttaaacTTCATATTGTCATCGGTTTATGGGATGAGTCGTtcatcaaacacttggtcctacatttatATATGAGTCGTATTCTACTGCcgaattccttttatttgagccacatattgccatggccagtaaagaggtcctgcttggggggtattttggggaatggTGTTTCCCAagaaaattcgtattctactccctagtacctttcatttgagctccatattgccgtggacgctaaatatgtacgatttaggggtgttttgggggtggggtgatctgccaaacatttagccctgaaaaatattagcattgtggtctactatcaaatataatttgtttgactcctatattgccattgaatTAAGGGGAATATATGGGATGAGTCGTCCTCCGTCCATATGacaccaaaaaagaaaatcaaattcgttttctaatctgaaatacctttcatttgagacccttaTTGCAATCATCAGCAAATATGACCCGATTGGGGGGTGGGCCCTAAAACCAATTAACAtcgtgttccactctctttgaaccccaaattgtcatggtgaacaaatacgtcttatttgatGGATGTTATTGGGTGGGACgctccctagacagttggtcccgaatgctgttatcaaattcgtactctactcccaaatacctttgagccccatatttccgcagttgacaaacatgtccggtttgggagggGAAGCATTTTGGGAGTTGTGGAGGCCACGTGGTGCTTtggcactgaaaatatatatcagattcgtattctactctaaaatacctattatatgagccccatattgctaaggtCGGTAAAATTATCCTATTAGGGGGTGCATTGGGGAGAAGGCGGCCCTGTAGACACTTTTTacggaatgttgatatcagattcatgctctaccccgaaagaccttccatttgagccccatattgccatgatcagtaaatacaatcagtcctgtttggggggtgttttgtggaagaggtgcacccccagaaacttgatcccacatttggataccaaattcgtattctactcgcaaatacctctcatttgagccccatattaccaaggtgggtaaatatgtcatatttaggggtgtttagggggttggggtggtcccccaaacacttagtcccacatttggatatcagattcgtattctagacttaaataccttttatttgagccccatattgccatgatcagtcaataagtcctgtttggggttgtTTTAGAGAAGGGGGCGATccacagaaacttggtcccgaaagtggatatcaaataccttttatttgagccccatattgccatggtcggcaaatatgtccgattttaggggtggggcggctccctaaacacttgacttcatatttgaatatcagatttgttttccactctcaaagacctttaatttgattgtcgtgattggtctataaatatatttggtgggtttttgggtgggcagcccccctaggtaccccatctgaaatttggatataaaatttttggttttaggttactataagagagcacacaaaatttcgcttaaatcgcactacccatcttcgagatctggcgtttctgaaaattagggtaagggggagggtgcgtcccccttcagatacaaaaaatgtagtaccttatgTTCACCGCGGGATCATTgtgcatctgtgaaaatttcaataaaatcgattcagccgtttttgagtctatacggaacagacaaagaaacaaacacaaattgatttttatatataagatttcggcTGACTTCGACAAACCATTTTCAAGAATAAAACTCCTCAAATAAAATTCCTGAAAATGGTTTAACCAAGTCAACCGAAATatcgaaataaaaagaaattcaaaccacgaaggttttttttttaaatttctcatGCCACTGGTTGGCAAGCACCGAGTAGACACTTAgggcttgaaatttgcacatatgTACATGTGAAATTGGCACTTGCTCCACATTTTCTTTTCTCTGGACCTGATTTGGGGGCACGCAGATTTATACTTTTTCACCTATCTCTATGTTATAACAACAGCCCATACAGGCTTCCCAGTCAACTCACTTTTATGCTTCAACTTTCTGTAGAACTCTCTACCTATTTTCAAAGGCATTTAGTTCCCAAGGCCCTTCCCGCTTGAACACCCTTGCTATACGTTTGTATAATTATTTGTATGACTTTGGTATGGAATGACTTACCAACGCCTTCAGGTGATGATGACGTTGCACACAAACCAATGATGAAGATGAAGACGTTATCTGGAAATGATGTCTTTGCTAGATGCTCAGCTTCCTCGTAAGAGAAATATTTGGTTAATCTGTGGCCAGACACTTTCCACGCACACACTGCGATCGTTCGACGTCTCGAGGCATAAAACGGCAAGTTACTCCCATAGCCCAAGTTGAGTTAGTGCCAGTGCGCGTTTGTTACGGCGCGTTAAGGACTGAAGGCGCGAAATTAATGAATCATTCACACCTGCATGACGGATTGCATGTAtt includes:
- the LOC106083901 gene encoding homeobox protein unc-4-like; amino-acid sequence: MQNSNAEDDDNQCNKSKRQRCRTNFNSWQLEELEKVFLCSHYPDVGLQETLAFRLGLKQSRIAVWFQNRRAKWRKQENTKKGPGRPAHNSHPPTCSGEPIPWEELQTKRKARLRKKIEKVIQRQARKLRMKGIEVNMDKLRAEYLAQHQLGDELSDTDEALIQVINENDEYDLQIDIVRNEDRSITMETDYYNSQSSMTNTTKETASVEDNHEANALQSNSNETDDDFDIELKFMPSYHDDHFKWNDLASTSDIKPNENNLNGNLIVKEEKKEDYKRSIPFSIDYLLNYKT